From the Lathyrus oleraceus cultivar Zhongwan6 chromosome 3, CAAS_Psat_ZW6_1.0, whole genome shotgun sequence genome, the window tcACCATGTTCATGATAAACATGATTCAAGTATTCAAGAACTTTTTTTCTCAATATGCCACATGCAATAATGATGATTAACCTTTGGAAATACCTTTGCAACTGCATTACTAATAGCAGCATCTTGATCTGTGATGATAGTTTTAGGAGAAATTCCACTCATTGCTTCTAACCAAGTACTTAGCAACCAAAAAAAACTCTCTATAGTTTCATCCCATAATAGAGCACAACCAAAAAGAATGGATTGTTGATGATGATTAACTCCTGTGAATGGAACAAAAGGCATTTTATATTTATTTGTCAAATACGTCGGATCAAAAGTAACAACATCACCAAAGTATTTATATGCCATTTTGGACCTTGAGTCAACCCAAAAACAATTTGCTAATATTCCTTCAGCTTCCATTTGAAAAGCATAGAAAAACCCAGGATTCTTCAATTGACAACTTTTAAAATATGATAACATCATTTGAGCATCTCCATTTTCTAACTTTTTTTGTCTCTTTTCAGTTAAGTAATTGATAACATCTTGTGGACTAAATCTAACATTATCAACACCACCACTTTCAGTACATAAGACAGATCTTATTTTACTAGGGCCTAAACCAGAATCATGAAACAcatcaataatttttttttgcacATTAGTCTTCTTTCTATGTACTCGAAGAAACTGTGAACTTTTAGGAGAAAATAGTTCATGATTATGATCCCTTACAAATCTTGAAACAATCCATATTTCTCCATTTTTCTTTAAATACAACATTTCTTTGCATCCTACCATAGTTTCATTGTGTACGATAATACTATTACTTTCTTCTTTCACATATTTTTTTGCCCGAAATCCCTCCTTTGAACAGAGAAATTCTCGACCTATTATCATACCATTTGTTCTTGATTTAGTAACACGACCCATACGAAAACTAAAACCTGTATTCTTAGCATACCTTGTGTAGTAAATTCTCGTCTCTTCAATTGATGCAAACTCCATTCCTTCGTATGGCTCTAAGGGAGGCTCTGTTGGTAGTCTGCTATTGAGAGGATCAATACCAACAACACTTTCAAGCATGTCATCAGAGCTAACTATGGTTGAATCTTCGTGTATGTTTTGCATCTCTTAATCTATTATAATAATACAAACAATATTTACACAACTGTTAAACATGATAACAAAAATAATATTGCACTAGTAAAGCTAGTAAAATTGAATACAATACTTATATCTTTCTTTTTTAATCAAATCCCATATTATTTGTTAAAACTCAAGCTACCATTGTTTTAAATTTTATAAAGTTTCAACAATCAGTAGAAGTTCATAAATTATTCTACTTAAATTTaatattaaaagaaaaaaaacaagaaaaaattgAAAAGTCAGACAATcataaaaaagaagaaaatattATTAGTGTAGGGTTTAACCTCGTGTATGTAGAGATTTGCAAATATAGTTTGTGAGATAAAATTTGTGAAATTATAAAGATCAATTTTGAATAGAGGGATGGAGTGGGGGAAGAATAATAGATGTAACTGAAATGAGAAATAAAGGGAGTGGGAGAAAAGtggaagaagaaagagaaagagagtgagagaaacgtgaaagaagaaagagaaagagagaaac encodes:
- the LOC127129645 gene encoding protein FAR1-RELATED SEQUENCE 5: MQNIHEDSTIVSSDDMLESVVGIDPLNSRLPTEPPLEPYEGMEFASIEETRIYYTRYAKNTGFSFRMGRVTKSRTNGMIIGREFLCSKEGFRAKKYVKEESNSIIVHNETMVGCKEMLYLKKNGEIWIVSRFVRDHNHELFSPKSSQFLRVHRKKTNVQKKIIDVFHDSGLGPSKIRSVLCTESGGVDNVRFSPQDVINYLTEKRQKKLENGDAQMMLSYFKSCQLKNPGFFYAFQMEAEGILANCFWVDSRSKMAYKYFGDVVTFDPTYLTNKYKMPFVPFTGVNHHQQSILFGCALLWDETIESFFWLLSTWLEAMSGISPKTIITDQDAAISNAVAKCIHQSTTVEEFDSDCEAIIDKYGLQDNQWLNKIFSIREKWIPAYVRHNFCAGMSTTQRSESMNKYFKDFLNSSTSLSQFVTRYEKALDARYNKEREKTFKTRNSKPLLRTLYPMEEETSKIYTRKMFRIFQDELVGSQLFITEKVKFSIEVSTYKVREIYKEKPIYYVNFHVTSKEANCSCHMFECSGILCRHVLCVFIKKNVYCLPSQYVLHRWSINAKKEKYYGSLPRTIRKRFTIRKTSRYCNSKQNGIAKLDLLDIEESNKKFVDSASEDMPKVFDVNIALHDPPLIATKGRPRTLRMKSSLEMVRKGSSSTCSYCMKKGHTKPKCPNLNQTR